One window of Bacillus sp. FJAT-45350 genomic DNA carries:
- the pnpS gene encoding two-component system histidine kinase PnpS, with protein sequence MSKYRFRLIASVLSITLLVLSGLGLIIGQLFKDFYFEQLTNRMDKEAKLAGYTVIDHLNDHLAIQEQTLVISEKLDARVTIILEDGTVIGESAKDPDLLDNHLDRPEIKAVLDGKKELSIRYSETVKAELLYIAVPLINSVGDLYGYLRLGIPIEELNHMSQKIWGLLIFSFTIAFGVIVLVTYRVANQMVRPIEEATKVANELAEGNFHARTIVGRKDEVGQLSRSINVLAKNLDQVTKRNQVQKERLETLIENMGSGLILISTRGEITLINRYCKEIFQENTDLWLNHIYHDVLQYKEVTKIVQDIFITEKGQRRQIKLPINIEIRYFDVHGAPIIRNEKLKGIALVFHDITELKKLEQVRKDFVANVSHELKTPVTSIKGFTETLLDGAKDSPDLSNKFLTIISKESERLESLISDLLELSRIEQQYFTLNWQPTNLAKIVEEAVQVLQHKSEEKEIALSYNSEGETIVDGDSVRIKQIAINLINNSIMYTPARGKVAVSVKESSNKVIVKVEDTGIGISETELPRIFERFYRVDRARSRNSGGTGLGLAIVKHLVEAHDGRILVTSTVGEGTTFTIIFNKKRV encoded by the coding sequence ATGTCTAAATACCGCTTTAGATTAATTGCTTCCGTACTATCAATTACATTATTAGTTTTAAGCGGACTCGGATTAATTATAGGACAACTATTTAAGGATTTTTATTTTGAACAGTTAACAAATAGAATGGACAAAGAAGCTAAATTAGCAGGCTATACAGTGATTGACCATTTAAATGACCATCTAGCTATACAAGAGCAAACGTTGGTTATTAGTGAAAAACTAGATGCAAGAGTAACGATTATTTTAGAAGATGGTACGGTCATTGGGGAATCTGCTAAAGATCCAGACTTGCTTGATAATCATCTCGATCGTCCAGAAATAAAAGCGGTATTAGATGGTAAAAAAGAGCTTTCGATTAGATATAGTGAAACAGTAAAAGCTGAGTTACTTTATATTGCTGTTCCTTTGATAAATAGTGTAGGAGACTTATACGGATATTTACGTTTAGGAATTCCAATAGAAGAATTAAATCACATGAGTCAAAAAATTTGGGGATTGTTAATCTTCAGTTTCACTATTGCCTTCGGTGTAATCGTACTGGTGACTTATCGAGTTGCTAATCAGATGGTCCGTCCAATTGAGGAAGCAACAAAGGTTGCAAATGAATTAGCTGAAGGAAATTTCCATGCTCGAACAATAGTTGGACGGAAAGATGAAGTTGGGCAGTTAAGTCGTTCAATTAATGTCTTGGCGAAAAACCTAGACCAAGTGACAAAGCGCAATCAAGTTCAAAAAGAAAGATTAGAAACATTAATAGAAAACATGGGAAGTGGACTAATTCTCATTAGTACTCGTGGAGAAATTACGTTAATTAACCGTTATTGTAAAGAGATTTTTCAAGAAAATACAGATCTATGGTTAAATCATATTTATCATGATGTGCTTCAATATAAAGAAGTTACGAAAATTGTTCAAGATATATTTATTACTGAAAAAGGACAGCGCAGACAAATAAAACTGCCTATTAATATCGAGATACGTTATTTTGACGTTCATGGTGCACCAATTATTAGAAATGAAAAATTAAAAGGCATCGCCTTAGTTTTTCATGACATCACTGAATTGAAAAAACTTGAACAAGTACGTAAAGATTTTGTTGCGAATGTTTCGCACGAACTGAAAACACCAGTCACTTCGATTAAAGGTTTCACGGAAACTTTACTAGATGGTGCGAAGGACAGTCCTGATTTAAGTAATAAATTCCTTACGATTATTTCGAAGGAAAGTGAACGGTTGGAGAGTTTAATTAGCGATTTATTAGAATTATCTCGAATCGAACAGCAGTATTTTACTTTGAATTGGCAACCGACGAATTTAGCTAAAATTGTGGAAGAGGCAGTCCAAGTACTTCAGCATAAATCAGAGGAGAAAGAGATAGCTTTATCCTATAATTCAGAAGGTGAAACAATAGTTGATGGAGATTCAGTTCGAATAAAGCAGATAGCAATAAACTTAATCAATAATAGTATTATGTATACTCCTGCGAGAGGGAAAGTGGCTGTGTCGGTTAAAGAAAGTAGTAATAAAGTAATCGTCAAAGTTGAAGATACCGGGATTGGAATTAGTGAAACAGAGCTACCGCGAATATTTGAACGATTTTACCGAGTAGATAGAGCAAGAAGTAGAAATTCAGGTGGAACAGGATTAGGACTTGCGATCGTTAAGCATTTGGTAGAAGCACATGATGGAAGAATTTTAGTAACGAGTACGGTAGGGGAAGGAACAACTTTTACAATTATCTTTAATAAAAAAAGAGTGTAG
- the hflK gene encoding FtsH protease activity modulator HflK — translation MITIKQMIIGFISIIGIGILALFLATGWYIVDESEQAALITFGKVEETVVEPGLKFKLPWPIQRVEILSRQTYSLRVGYEENDGEVTNYTDEAKMITGDENILLADLIVQYRITNPEEYLFNSNDPQEMLFNATSASLRGVIGSSRIDDALTDQRPEIEARVREYLLELIDSYNIGITVMDVKLQNVELPNDEVRRAFTEVTDAREERLTKINEANRYRNQLINEAEGEKDAIISRAEGTRTERVELARGDVSKFTALYDEYISSPEVTRQRLVLETIENVLPGTEIYIMDSNNDSVSYLPIRPLERRPETAEGGTSQ, via the coding sequence ATGATAACAATTAAACAAATGATTATCGGATTTATTTCTATTATTGGTATTGGTATTTTAGCGTTATTTTTAGCCACTGGTTGGTACATTGTCGATGAATCGGAACAAGCGGCATTAATTACATTTGGTAAAGTCGAAGAAACGGTTGTAGAGCCTGGGTTGAAATTTAAACTACCTTGGCCAATTCAAAGAGTAGAGATTCTTTCGAGACAAACTTATAGTCTCCGAGTAGGCTATGAAGAAAATGATGGGGAAGTAACAAATTATACAGATGAAGCAAAAATGATTACTGGTGATGAGAATATTTTATTAGCAGATTTAATTGTACAGTATAGAATTACAAATCCAGAAGAGTATTTATTTAATTCTAATGACCCTCAGGAAATGTTATTCAATGCTACATCTGCATCATTACGTGGTGTCATCGGTAGCTCAAGAATTGATGATGCACTTACAGATCAGCGTCCTGAAATTGAAGCGAGAGTCAGGGAGTATTTATTAGAATTAATTGATTCATATAATATTGGAATTACGGTTATGGATGTTAAGTTGCAAAACGTAGAGCTTCCAAATGACGAAGTACGTCGTGCATTTACAGAAGTAACAGATGCCCGTGAAGAGCGTTTAACAAAAATAAATGAAGCAAACAGATACCGTAATCAGTTGATAAACGAAGCTGAAGGGGAAAAGGATGCGATTATATCTAGAGCAGAAGGTACAAGAACTGAACGTGTTGAGTTAGCGCGTGGTGACGTATCTAAATTTACAGCTCTTTATGATGAATATATTTCAAGCCCAGAAGTAACGCGTCAGCGTTTAGTATTAGAAACTATTGAAAATGTTCTTCCTGGCACAGAAATTTATATTATGGATAGTAACAACGACTCAGTTAGTTATTTACCAATACGTCCATTGGAAAGACGTCCTGAGACTGCAGAAGGAGGTACTAGTCAATGA
- the hflC gene encoding protease modulator HflC has translation MSDDNIVDFNERRPSDEWKKYTRLAIGIVLFLVILGTIISNLFIVEQGEYKVVRQFGEVVRIEDQPGLSYKIPFIQSVTSVPKYQMVYDVTPAEINTRDKKRMLVDNFAIWKVDDPRLMISNARTIGNAETIMANFIFSTIRSELGQLDYDEIINDEQATRGSFNDRVLEHVNMLLERDNYGISLTDVRMKRTDLPEENEQAVYRRMISERQSTAQDYLSQGDAEANRIKANTDREVQEILATANADANEIMGEGEGAAAQIYNEAFSRDPEFYNLYRTLQTYEKTIDEKTVIVLPADSPYARILMGYID, from the coding sequence ATGAGTGATGATAACATCGTAGATTTCAATGAACGTCGTCCTAGTGATGAGTGGAAGAAATATACACGACTTGCTATAGGAATTGTCCTTTTCTTAGTTATTCTTGGTACGATTATTAGTAATCTTTTTATTGTTGAACAAGGTGAATATAAGGTTGTCCGTCAATTTGGTGAAGTTGTTCGAATTGAAGACCAACCTGGATTAAGCTATAAAATTCCGTTTATTCAATCAGTAACATCTGTACCGAAATATCAGATGGTTTACGATGTAACTCCAGCGGAAATTAATACTCGTGATAAAAAACGTATGCTTGTTGATAATTTTGCTATCTGGAAAGTTGATGACCCTAGGTTAATGATTTCTAATGCTAGAACAATAGGAAATGCAGAGACAATTATGGCAAACTTTATTTTCTCGACAATTCGTTCTGAGTTAGGTCAATTAGACTATGATGAAATTATTAATGATGAGCAAGCAACAAGAGGAAGCTTTAATGACCGAGTGCTAGAGCATGTAAATATGCTACTTGAACGTGATAACTATGGTATTTCATTAACAGATGTTCGAATGAAGAGAACAGATTTACCAGAGGAAAATGAGCAGGCGGTATATCGCCGTATGATTTCAGAGCGTCAGTCAACAGCTCAAGATTATCTTTCGCAAGGGGATGCGGAAGCGAACCGTATTAAAGCAAATACTGACCGTGAAGTTCAGGAGATATTAGCAACTGCTAATGCAGATGCTAATGAAATTATGGGTGAAGGTGAAGGTGCAGCAGCTCAAATTTATAATGAAGCGTTCAGTCGTGACCCAGAGTTCTATAACCTTTATAGAACACTTCAAACGTATGAGAAAACAATTGATGAGAAAACAGTTATTGTACTCCCCGCAGATTCACCATACGCACGTATTTTAATGGGATATATTGATTAA
- the polA gene encoding DNA polymerase I, with protein MNKLVLIDGNSIAYRAFFALPLLNNDKGVYTNAVYGFTTMLLKIIEEEKPTHMLVAFDAGKTTFRHETYGEYKSGRQKTPSELSEQFPLIRELLDAFSIRRFEVQNYEADDIIGTLTKKAEEDGNWDVKVFSGDHDLLQLVSDKVTVALTKKGITNVDTYDEKAIADKYGITAEQIIDMKGLMGDKSDNIPGVPGIGEKTALKLLKDFGSVEEVLNSIDKVSGKKMKERLEENKEQATMSKKLATIFREVPVTLSIEDLSFGNYDNEKIITLFKELEFNSLLNRFGGNGESTAPVELEKVEFDVVTDIKEGMLISPSALVVEVLAENYHEADVTGFALVNNAGRFYIPTEVGLASDSFTQWLTDSAKEKWVFDAKRAAVALKWKDVAINGIIFDALIASYLIDPSLSSHDLADISKRKGKQLVEDDEIIYGKGAKQRVPDEEILAAHLIRKADALYQLKPELETELRENEQAELCNGLEMPLSLILAKMETTGIKVDVEELKQMGEGLNDKLSILEKEIHELAGVSFNINSPKQLGEILFVKLELPVVKKTKTGYSTSAEVLDKLKDDHEIIEKILHYRQLGKLKSTYIDGLLKVVHPDTNKIHTMFNQAITQTGRLSSTEPNLQNIPIRLEEGRKIRHAFVAEKKDWVILAADYSQVELRVLAHISGDEKLLEAFNKDMDVHTKTAMDVFHVAKDEVTSLMRRSAKAVNFGIVYGISDYGLSQSLNITRKEAGQFIERYLDSYPRVKEYMEKIVDTAREQGYVTTLLNRRRYLPEITSRNFNLRSFAERTAMNTPIQGTAADIIKKAMVDMAMRMEEEGLESRLLLQVHDELIFEVPEHEISVMEKLVPEVMEQAVKLDVPLKADVSVGQTWYDAK; from the coding sequence GTGAATAAATTAGTATTAATTGATGGGAACAGTATCGCGTATCGTGCTTTTTTTGCATTGCCGTTACTTAATAATGATAAAGGTGTTTATACAAATGCGGTGTATGGTTTTACAACTATGCTTTTAAAGATTATTGAAGAAGAAAAGCCGACACATATGCTTGTTGCCTTTGATGCTGGTAAAACAACATTTCGACATGAAACATATGGAGAATATAAAAGTGGTCGACAAAAGACACCGTCAGAATTATCGGAGCAGTTCCCTTTAATTCGTGAGTTATTAGATGCGTTTAGCATTCGTAGATTTGAGGTTCAAAACTATGAAGCTGATGATATTATTGGCACTCTAACAAAAAAAGCAGAGGAAGATGGTAACTGGGATGTGAAAGTATTCTCAGGTGATCATGACTTACTCCAACTTGTTTCAGATAAAGTAACTGTAGCTCTTACGAAGAAGGGTATAACGAATGTAGATACATACGATGAAAAAGCCATCGCTGATAAATATGGCATAACGGCAGAACAAATCATTGATATGAAGGGGCTAATGGGAGATAAATCAGATAATATCCCTGGGGTTCCTGGTATCGGAGAAAAGACGGCATTAAAGCTATTGAAGGACTTTGGTTCAGTAGAGGAAGTATTGAATTCAATTGATAAAGTGTCTGGGAAGAAGATGAAAGAACGTCTAGAGGAAAATAAAGAACAAGCAACAATGAGTAAGAAACTAGCGACTATCTTTCGTGAAGTTCCTGTTACACTTTCGATTGAAGACTTATCATTTGGAAACTATGATAACGAAAAAATAATAACTCTTTTTAAGGAATTAGAATTTAATTCACTATTAAATAGGTTTGGTGGTAATGGGGAATCTACTGCCCCTGTCGAACTAGAAAAAGTAGAGTTCGACGTTGTAACAGACATCAAGGAAGGCATGCTTATTTCTCCATCAGCATTAGTTGTAGAGGTACTAGCTGAAAACTACCACGAAGCAGACGTAACTGGGTTTGCATTGGTAAATAATGCAGGACGATTTTATATACCAACAGAGGTTGGCTTAGCATCAGATAGTTTTACTCAATGGCTTACAGACTCAGCAAAAGAAAAGTGGGTATTTGATGCAAAGAGAGCAGCAGTTGCTCTTAAGTGGAAAGATGTAGCGATTAACGGGATAATATTTGATGCTTTGATTGCTTCTTATTTAATTGATCCATCACTATCTTCGCATGATTTAGCGGACATCTCAAAACGAAAAGGAAAGCAACTTGTAGAGGATGATGAGATAATATACGGAAAAGGGGCTAAACAAAGGGTTCCTGATGAAGAAATCCTTGCAGCTCACCTTATCCGGAAGGCAGATGCTTTATATCAGTTGAAGCCAGAGTTAGAAACAGAACTAAGGGAAAATGAGCAAGCAGAGCTATGTAATGGATTAGAAATGCCATTGTCATTAATCCTTGCAAAAATGGAGACAACAGGGATTAAAGTAGATGTAGAAGAGTTAAAGCAGATGGGAGAAGGTCTTAATGACAAGCTATCCATTTTAGAAAAGGAGATCCATGAACTAGCTGGAGTAAGCTTTAACATTAACTCACCTAAGCAACTAGGAGAAATCTTATTTGTCAAATTAGAGCTCCCTGTTGTGAAGAAGACGAAGACTGGTTATTCCACATCTGCTGAAGTATTAGATAAGCTAAAGGATGACCATGAAATTATTGAAAAAATACTCCACTATCGTCAACTAGGCAAATTAAAATCAACGTATATAGATGGATTATTAAAAGTCGTTCATCCAGATACAAATAAGATTCATACGATGTTTAATCAAGCGATTACTCAAACAGGGCGTCTAAGCTCAACGGAGCCAAATCTTCAAAACATCCCAATTCGTTTAGAGGAAGGGAGAAAAATTCGTCATGCTTTTGTTGCTGAAAAGAAGGATTGGGTCATCCTTGCAGCAGATTATTCTCAAGTAGAGCTTCGAGTATTGGCTCATATTTCGGGTGATGAAAAATTATTAGAAGCCTTTAATAAGGATATGGATGTTCATACGAAAACAGCGATGGATGTATTCCATGTAGCTAAAGATGAAGTGACATCATTGATGAGAAGAAGTGCAAAGGCTGTAAACTTTGGAATTGTCTACGGGATTAGTGATTACGGTTTATCACAGAGCTTAAATATTACACGTAAAGAAGCCGGTCAATTCATTGAGCGTTATTTGGATAGTTATCCTCGAGTAAAAGAATATATGGAAAAAATAGTTGATACTGCACGGGAGCAAGGATATGTGACGACCTTACTAAATCGTCGCAGGTACTTACCTGAAATTACAAGTCGTAACTTTAATTTAAGGAGCTTTGCTGAAAGAACAGCGATGAATACACCTATTCAAGGGACAGCAGCTGATATTATAAAAAAGGCAATGGTAGATATGGCAATGAGAATGGAAGAAGAGGGGTTAGAAAGTCGACTGCTTTTACAGGTACACGATGAATTAATCTTTGAAGTACCCGAGCATGAAATTAGTGTAATGGAAAAACTAGTACCAGAGGTTATGGAGCAGGCAGTTAAACTAGATGTTCCTCTTAAGGCTGATGTTTCAGTTGGACAAACCTGGTATGACGCGAAATAA
- the mutM gene encoding DNA-formamidopyrimidine glycosylase — translation MPELPEVETVKRTLETLVVSKVIKEVEVSWPKMIKKPDDVIQFQQRLQGQRIEAVERRAKFLKFVLSEDVLVSHLRMEGRYGLFEQGEESNKHTHVVFRFTDGTELRYQDVRKFGTMHLFHKGEEDSSLPLSQLGLEPFANEFTADFLEKILKKTNRKIKVVLLDQKYVVGLGNIYVDEALFQAKIHPETKANELKKKQIVALRDAIVNTLEQAVNLGGSSIKSYVNGQGEMGMFQQQLLVYGRKGEHCTRCGTEIEKTVVGGRGTHFCPKCQK, via the coding sequence ATGCCTGAATTACCTGAGGTGGAAACGGTCAAGAGGACCCTTGAAACATTAGTAGTTAGTAAAGTAATTAAAGAAGTTGAAGTCTCTTGGCCGAAAATGATAAAAAAACCGGATGATGTGATTCAATTTCAACAACGTTTACAAGGCCAAAGAATTGAAGCTGTTGAAAGACGCGCCAAATTTTTAAAGTTTGTGTTATCTGAAGATGTTCTTGTGTCTCACTTAAGAATGGAAGGGCGTTATGGATTGTTTGAGCAAGGTGAAGAATCCAACAAACATACACATGTTGTGTTTCGTTTTACAGATGGTACAGAGCTTAGGTACCAAGATGTAAGAAAGTTTGGGACAATGCATTTGTTTCATAAAGGAGAAGAGGATAGCTCCTTACCTTTGTCCCAATTAGGTCTAGAGCCGTTCGCAAATGAATTTACAGCAGATTTTCTTGAAAAAATACTAAAGAAAACAAACCGGAAGATAAAGGTTGTACTGCTTGATCAAAAATATGTTGTAGGTTTAGGAAATATCTATGTAGATGAAGCATTATTTCAAGCGAAAATCCATCCTGAGACAAAAGCAAATGAGTTAAAGAAGAAGCAAATTGTTGCTTTAAGAGATGCTATCGTAAACACACTAGAGCAAGCAGTCAATCTAGGTGGTAGCTCAATTAAATCATATGTTAATGGACAAGGAGAAATGGGAATGTTTCAACAACAACTCCTTGTTTACGGACGAAAAGGGGAGCATTGTACAAGGTGTGGGACGGAAATTGAAAAGACAGTAGTAGGTGGAAGAGGGACTCATTTTTGTCCGAAATGCCAAAAATAA
- the ytaF gene encoding sporulation membrane protein YtaF, translated as MVEILSLLLLALAVSLDSFGVGLTYGLRKMKLPFMSLMFIASCSAISILVAMGFGTLIQNYISPSFAESLGGIILILIGSWALYQVFRRDSKSEEVLEEAVKQERINEEAKETEKKLLVNFEIKMFGLVIRILRKPMDADFDKSGTITGREAFLLGVALSLDAFGAGIGAALIGFSPIWMAITVAIMSASFVTLGMKSGFKFSDSYLMQKFSFIPGVLLILLGIWSL; from the coding sequence ATGGTTGAAATATTATCTTTACTCCTTTTAGCTTTAGCAGTTAGCCTTGATAGTTTTGGGGTTGGCTTAACGTATGGATTACGTAAGATGAAGTTACCTTTCATGTCTTTAATGTTCATAGCCTCTTGTTCCGCTATCTCGATATTAGTTGCTATGGGTTTTGGTACTCTAATTCAGAATTATATCTCTCCCTCTTTTGCTGAGTCACTTGGTGGGATTATCCTAATCCTAATTGGTTCATGGGCTTTGTACCAAGTATTTAGACGAGATAGTAAGTCTGAAGAAGTACTAGAAGAAGCGGTTAAACAAGAAAGGATAAATGAAGAAGCGAAAGAAACGGAAAAGAAACTTCTTGTAAATTTTGAAATCAAAATGTTTGGGTTAGTGATTCGTATTTTACGTAAACCGATGGATGCAGATTTTGATAAATCTGGTACAATTACAGGTAGAGAGGCTTTTTTATTAGGTGTTGCCCTTTCACTAGATGCATTTGGAGCAGGGATTGGGGCAGCTCTGATCGGATTTTCACCAATATGGATGGCGATTACGGTTGCGATTATGAGTGCTTCCTTCGTAACTCTAGGAATGAAGAGTGGATTTAAGTTCTCTGATTCATATTTAATGCAGAAATTTTCATTTATTCCAGGTGTGTTATTGATATTGCTTGGGATATGGAGTTTGTAA
- the coaE gene encoding dephospho-CoA kinase (Dephospho-CoA kinase (CoaE) performs the final step in coenzyme A biosynthesis.) — protein MIMIIGLTGGIASGKSTISNLLKTYGIAVIDADQIARDVVEPGNDAYKQIVEHFGTEILETDGTIARKKLGTVIFNDPKERKTLNGIVHPAIRQKMRDEKDRYFEEGEEVVVYDIPLLFESDLRHMVDKTLLVYVDDNVQFERLLHRDQTTKEEAQSRINSQMPLTEKKSLADEVIDNNGTIEQTEAQLQAILKKWNIIIKA, from the coding sequence ATAATCATGATAATAGGGTTAACAGGTGGCATTGCCAGTGGTAAGAGCACTATTTCTAATTTACTCAAAACCTATGGCATTGCAGTAATTGATGCAGATCAAATTGCAAGAGATGTAGTAGAGCCAGGAAACGATGCTTATAAACAAATTGTAGAGCATTTTGGAACGGAAATACTAGAAACTGATGGAACCATTGCTAGAAAGAAGCTAGGAACGGTTATTTTTAATGATCCTAAAGAGCGCAAAACGTTAAATGGAATTGTCCATCCTGCGATAAGACAGAAAATGAGGGATGAAAAGGACCGTTATTTTGAAGAAGGAGAAGAAGTCGTTGTTTATGACATACCACTTTTATTTGAAAGTGATTTGAGGCATATGGTAGACAAAACTCTACTTGTGTATGTTGATGACAATGTTCAATTTGAACGACTCCTTCACCGTGATCAAACAACAAAAGAAGAAGCACAAAGTCGAATTAATTCACAAATGCCACTAACAGAAAAAAAGAGCTTGGCAGATGAGGTTATCGACAACAATGGAACAATTGAACAAACAGAAGCCCAGCTGCAAGCAATTTTAAAGAAATGGAACATTATTATAAAAGCATAA
- a CDS encoding glyceraldehyde-3-phosphate dehydrogenase: MKVKVAINGFGRIGRMVFRKAILDDKLDVVAINASYPAETLAHLIKYDSIHGTFSEDVTPGDDEIVIGEKVVKLLHSRDPKTLPWKEMGIDVVIEATGKFTSKETAGYHIEAGAKKVVITAPGKDEDVTIVMGVNEEEYIHEKHDVISNASCTTNCLAPVAKVIENEFGIETGLMTTVHSYTNDQKNIDNPHKDLRRARACGQSIIPTSTGAAKAIAKVLPTLKGKLNGMALRVPTPNVSLVDLVVNVKRDVTVEEVNGALEKAANGKLKGILGFTTSPLVSIDFNGDEHSSIVDGLSTMVMGERQIKVLAWYDNEWGYSCRVLDLVSLVGKEIIEKSTCNA, from the coding sequence ATGAAAGTAAAAGTAGCGATTAACGGCTTTGGTCGTATTGGTAGAATGGTATTTAGAAAAGCAATTCTTGATGATAAATTGGATGTAGTTGCAATCAATGCAAGCTATCCTGCAGAAACACTAGCTCACCTAATTAAGTATGATAGTATCCACGGTACGTTCTCTGAGGACGTTACACCTGGGGATGACGAGATTGTAATTGGGGAAAAGGTCGTTAAATTATTACACTCTCGTGATCCTAAGACTTTACCTTGGAAAGAAATGGGTATCGATGTTGTAATCGAAGCAACAGGAAAATTTACATCAAAAGAAACAGCTGGATACCACATCGAAGCTGGTGCTAAGAAGGTAGTAATTACAGCACCAGGTAAAGATGAGGATGTAACAATCGTTATGGGTGTTAATGAGGAAGAGTATATCCATGAGAAACATGATGTTATTTCAAATGCTTCTTGTACGACAAACTGCTTAGCTCCAGTAGCAAAAGTAATTGAAAATGAATTCGGAATTGAAACAGGATTAATGACAACAGTTCATTCATATACAAACGACCAAAAGAATATTGATAACCCACATAAAGACTTACGTCGTGCAAGAGCGTGTGGTCAGTCTATTATTCCAACTTCAACAGGTGCTGCGAAAGCGATTGCAAAAGTATTACCTACTCTTAAAGGTAAATTAAATGGTATGGCACTACGTGTTCCAACCCCAAATGTATCACTTGTTGACTTAGTAGTTAACGTTAAGCGTGATGTAACAGTAGAAGAAGTAAATGGAGCTCTTGAAAAAGCAGCTAACGGTAAGTTAAAAGGAATTCTAGGATTCACTACTTCTCCATTAGTATCTATTGACTTTAATGGTGATGAACACTCTTCAATCGTTGATGGTTTATCAACAATGGTAATGGGAGAAAGACAAATTAAAGTATTAGCTTGGTATGACAATGAGTGGGGTTATTCTTGCAGAGTTTTAGACCTAGTGAGCTTAGTAGGTAAAGAAATTATTGAAAAATCAACTTGTAACGCTTAA
- the nrdR gene encoding transcriptional regulator NrdR, with product MRCPACQYNGSKVLDSRPSHEGRSIRRRRECESCHYRFTTFETVEEIPLIVVKKDGTRQEFSREKILRGLIRACEKRPVSIETLETIVNEVESQLRNKGTSEVNSQDVGELVMERLATIDDVAYVRFASVYRQFKDINVFISELKELINRNRSKQS from the coding sequence ATGCGTTGTCCTGCATGTCAATATAATGGCTCTAAAGTTCTTGATTCTAGACCAAGTCACGAAGGCCGTTCAATTCGTCGGAGAAGAGAATGCGAGTCTTGTCATTATCGCTTTACAACATTTGAAACTGTAGAAGAAATCCCTTTAATTGTTGTCAAGAAAGACGGTACGAGACAAGAGTTTAGTCGTGAGAAGATATTAAGAGGTTTAATTCGAGCTTGTGAAAAACGACCTGTTTCAATTGAAACGTTAGAAACGATAGTGAATGAAGTAGAGAGCCAATTACGTAATAAAGGAACGAGTGAGGTTAATAGTCAGGATGTTGGGGAGCTTGTAATGGAGCGTTTAGCTACTATAGATGATGTTGCTTATGTTCGTTTTGCATCTGTGTATCGACAATTTAAGGATATCAATGTATTTATTAGTGAATTAAAGGAATTAATTAATAGAAATCGTTCAAAACAATCGTAA